From the genome of Deinococcus radiotolerans, one region includes:
- a CDS encoding DEAD/DEAH box helicase, producing the protein MKLSRLPPGFALDTAAQGLALREEAVTDVRREWTDDGWHAEATVTDAGVPYHATVDLLPPPDPQLRGSSCTCGRYRCRHVAALVLATDPPAGPRPAPRDAAEGGKPAPAEEPLDARTQQWLASFTDTRSPSRGRQFELRYVLRFLPPGSSAGGRRVALQLLRVPLRGEQPDVKGAERYPMPRNLSSAPAFVRRDSNLLRLLEMATTATHEPGRWQEELHALTDHPAADLLLEHLLGSGRLCWERPEQPLTRGPDLSGQLAWLSDPRGGQTPAVHLPDAPDAQLLPVAPPWAVRPGALTLSRVQTDAPAEVTARFLSGPVLPPAQAVALAHAITASGLNLPIPQTVQVREERLPYTPQLHLLAREATHHAFSGARHAVTLPLAELRHAYAGLTVPDDHAGTGPAVFRGGVLTRVTRDPEAERDAAHTVALSGFMLLDDAYGHEYTVPGGEHLLTLGDDDAWMDFMRAGRADLEAQGFTIHVHPEFPLNFAEITDWYGETDDSHGGWFTLDLGIVVDGQRLSLIPILADLIARQPQLFTPEALAELKDDEVLHASLGDGRRVALPAGRVRAILGVLVELNLRDLPPGPLRLPLLDAARVAQLEEAVQARWLGAERLLDLGRRLRDFRGVQDITPPQGLRADLRPYQRQGVAWLQFLREYGMGGILADDMGLGKTVQTLSHLLLEKESGRADRPSLVIAPTSVIGNWQAEAAKFTPDLRVLTLHGKDRRAQFAQIPGHDLILTTYPLLPRDITELGAFEYHLVILDEAQNIKNTRTAAAKAAGSLSARHRLALTGTPLENHLGELWSQFNFLAPGLLHDEKTFRELYRTPIEKRGEASRRQALAARVRPFILRREKRDVARELPPKTEIPVRVTLDGDQRDLYETVRVTTETRVREELRARGLARSTIAILDALLKLRQAVTDPRLVKLDAARGVQNNAKFDWLQAHLPQMIEEGRRVLIFSGFATLLRHLEDWLREQRIPYSMITGSTQDRQGQIDAFQNGKTHVFLITLKAGGVGLNLTAADTVIHYDPWWNPAAEEQATDRAYRIGQDKPVFVYKLIAAGSVEERILDLQARKASLARGILDGGLSDATQLTPADLDRLFAPLEDEDGDLLERTGVEQTR; encoded by the coding sequence ATGAAACTCAGCCGCCTGCCGCCCGGCTTCGCGCTCGACACGGCCGCCCAGGGTCTCGCGCTGCGTGAGGAGGCCGTCACCGATGTGCGCCGCGAGTGGACGGACGACGGCTGGCACGCCGAGGCGACCGTCACCGACGCGGGCGTGCCCTACCACGCCACCGTGGATCTGCTGCCGCCGCCCGACCCGCAGCTGCGCGGCAGTTCCTGCACCTGCGGGCGCTACCGCTGCCGCCACGTGGCTGCGCTCGTGCTGGCGACCGACCCGCCCGCCGGGCCGCGCCCCGCGCCCCGCGACGCGGCCGAGGGCGGCAAACCTGCCCCCGCCGAGGAACCGCTGGACGCCCGCACGCAGCAGTGGCTGGCGTCGTTCACGGACACCCGCAGCCCTAGCCGAGGCCGTCAGTTTGAACTGCGCTACGTGCTGCGCTTCCTGCCGCCGGGCTCGTCGGCGGGGGGGCGGCGCGTGGCGCTGCAACTCCTGCGCGTGCCCCTGCGCGGCGAGCAGCCGGACGTCAAGGGCGCCGAGCGCTACCCGATGCCCCGCAACCTCAGCAGCGCGCCCGCGTTCGTGCGCCGCGACTCGAACCTGCTGCGCCTGCTGGAGATGGCCACCACCGCCACGCACGAGCCCGGCCGCTGGCAGGAGGAACTGCACGCCCTGACCGATCACCCCGCCGCGGACCTGCTGCTGGAGCACCTGCTGGGCAGCGGCCGCCTGTGCTGGGAGCGGCCCGAGCAGCCCCTCACGCGCGGCCCGGACCTGAGCGGGCAGCTGGCGTGGCTCAGTGACCCGCGCGGCGGGCAGACCCCCGCCGTGCACCTGCCGGACGCGCCGGACGCGCAACTGCTCCCGGTCGCGCCCCCCTGGGCGGTGCGGCCCGGCGCCCTGACCCTGTCGCGCGTGCAGACCGACGCCCCGGCGGAAGTCACCGCCCGCTTCCTGTCCGGTCCGGTCCTGCCGCCCGCGCAGGCCGTGGCGCTGGCCCACGCGATCACCGCGTCGGGCCTGAACCTGCCCATCCCGCAGACCGTGCAGGTCCGCGAGGAACGCCTGCCGTACACCCCGCAGCTGCACCTGCTGGCGCGCGAGGCCACCCACCACGCCTTCAGCGGCGCCCGGCACGCTGTGACGCTACCCCTGGCGGAACTCCGGCACGCCTACGCGGGCCTCACCGTCCCCGACGACCACGCGGGCACCGGCCCCGCCGTGTTCCGGGGCGGCGTGCTGACCCGCGTCACCCGCGACCCGGAAGCGGAACGCGACGCGGCGCACACCGTCGCCCTGAGCGGCTTCATGCTCCTCGACGACGCCTACGGCCATGAGTACACCGTTCCCGGCGGCGAGCACCTCCTGACCCTCGGGGACGACGACGCCTGGATGGATTTCATGCGCGCGGGCCGCGCCGATCTGGAGGCGCAGGGCTTCACCATCCACGTCCACCCGGAGTTCCCGCTGAACTTCGCGGAGATCACCGACTGGTACGGCGAGACCGACGATTCGCACGGCGGCTGGTTCACCCTCGACCTCGGCATCGTCGTGGACGGCCAGCGCCTCAGTCTGATTCCCATCCTGGCCGACCTGATCGCCCGCCAGCCGCAGCTGTTCACGCCCGAAGCCCTGGCGGAACTGAAGGACGACGAGGTGCTGCACGCCTCCCTCGGCGACGGCCGCCGTGTCGCGCTGCCCGCCGGGCGCGTCCGGGCCATCCTGGGCGTCCTCGTGGAACTCAACCTCCGCGACCTGCCCCCCGGGCCGCTGCGCCTCCCGCTCCTCGACGCCGCCCGCGTCGCCCAGCTGGAGGAGGCCGTGCAGGCCCGCTGGCTGGGGGCCGAGCGCCTGCTCGACCTGGGCCGCCGCCTGCGAGACTTCAGGGGCGTGCAGGACATCACCCCCCCGCAGGGCCTGCGCGCCGACCTGCGCCCCTACCAGCGCCAGGGCGTCGCGTGGCTGCAATTCCTGCGCGAGTACGGCATGGGCGGAATCCTCGCCGACGACATGGGCCTGGGCAAGACCGTGCAGACCCTGTCACACCTGCTGCTGGAGAAGGAATCGGGCCGCGCCGACCGCCCCAGTCTGGTGATCGCGCCGACCAGCGTGATCGGCAACTGGCAGGCCGAGGCGGCGAAGTTCACGCCGGACCTGCGGGTGCTGACCCTGCACGGCAAGGACCGCCGCGCGCAGTTCGCGCAGATCCCGGGGCATGACCTGATCCTCACCACGTACCCCCTGCTGCCGCGCGACATCACGGAACTCGGCGCCTTCGAGTACCACCTCGTGATCCTCGACGAGGCGCAGAACATCAAGAACACCCGCACCGCCGCCGCGAAGGCCGCCGGGAGTCTCAGCGCCCGTCACCGCCTCGCCCTGACCGGCACGCCGCTGGAAAACCACCTGGGCGAGCTGTGGTCGCAGTTTAACTTCCTCGCGCCGGGCCTCCTGCACGACGAGAAGACCTTCCGCGAGCTGTACCGCACGCCCATCGAGAAGCGCGGCGAGGCGTCCCGCCGTCAGGCGCTTGCCGCCCGCGTGCGCCCGTTCATCCTGCGGCGCGAGAAGCGTGACGTGGCGCGCGAACTGCCCCCCAAGACCGAGATCCCGGTGCGTGTCACGCTGGACGGCGACCAGCGCGACCTGTACGAGACGGTGCGTGTCACCACCGAGACCCGCGTCCGCGAGGAACTTCGCGCGCGCGGACTGGCCCGCAGCACCATCGCCATCCTCGACGCCCTCCTGAAATTGCGGCAGGCGGTCACCGACCCCCGCCTCGTGAAACTCGACGCGGCGCGCGGCGTGCAGAACAACGCCAAGTTCGACTGGCTCCAGGCGCACCTCCCGCAGATGATCGAGGAAGGCCGCCGCGTCCTGATCTTCAGCGGCTTCGCCACGCTGCTGCGTCACCTTGAGGACTGGCTGCGCGAACAGCGCATCCCGTACTCCATGATCACCGGCAGCACCCAGGACCGCCAGGGCCAGATCGACGCCTTCCAGAACGGCAAGACCCACGTCTTCCTGATCACCCTGAAAGCCGGGGGCGTCGGCCTGAACCTCACGGCGGCTGACACCGTCATCCACTATGACCCCTGGTGGAACCCGGCCGCCGAGGAGCAGGCCACCGACCGCGCCTACCGCATCGGGCAGGACAAACCGGTGTTCGTGTACAAGCTGATCGCCGCCGGCAGCGTCGAGGAACGCATTCTCGACCTGCAGGCCCGCAAGGCGTCCCTGGCGCGCGGCATTCTTGACGGGGGCCTCAGTGACGCCACGCAGCTCACGCCCGCCGACCTCGACCGGCTGTTCGCGCCGCTGGAGGACGAGGACGGCGACCTGCTGGAACGCACCGGGGTCGAGCAGACCCGGTAG